A part of Melittangium boletus DSM 14713 genomic DNA contains:
- the gltE gene encoding adventurous gliding motility TPR repeat lipoprotein GltE translates to MNRPSFMMRPLLLAAAAALFAAGCAGTKAAGPTTDATKSLKPNEPQSISNRAKLLFEDALGAYEAQKKAGAIDYPSLERKFNAALSADSGLAEAQYNLGVLAERQGKTQEAIGHYQAALKTKPSLRQASENLAVMAQNAGDVTGAVSLYQGILKIYPDDANSRARLAEIYRQTGDHDKAMEFARAALMREPQSVTAYKVMMRSYLERRQLAMAKLVALRALKIDQNDPELHHTIGLVLLQEEKKDDARLEFKRAVEVRADYVPSHVALAQLELDVENYPGAEAHLRRILQSNSKNAAAHLNLGVALKGQGQFDKAMQEYDEAEKLDPNMAAIYFNRAVLLHRNKGVPERAVELYRKYVALSGGEVALPAEHPLFALMREAESIVQAQRDAVLQEEQAKKLEELQKQQQELMKAEEAKQGTVTNAAGTDAPAPTQPAAAVQPAGAAAPAPAPAPAPAPAGSPQTNPPKADPNEPSDDLF, encoded by the coding sequence ATGAATCGCCCCTCTTTCATGATGCGCCCCCTCCTCCTGGCCGCCGCCGCGGCGCTCTTCGCCGCGGGCTGCGCGGGCACCAAGGCCGCCGGTCCCACCACGGACGCCACCAAGTCGCTCAAGCCGAACGAGCCGCAGTCCATCTCCAACCGCGCCAAGCTCCTCTTCGAGGACGCGCTCGGTGCCTACGAGGCCCAGAAGAAGGCCGGCGCCATCGACTACCCGTCGCTGGAGCGCAAGTTCAACGCCGCGCTGAGCGCGGACTCGGGTCTGGCCGAGGCGCAGTACAACCTGGGTGTGCTCGCCGAGCGGCAGGGCAAGACCCAGGAGGCCATTGGTCACTACCAGGCGGCCCTCAAGACCAAGCCGTCGCTGCGTCAGGCCTCGGAGAACCTGGCGGTGATGGCGCAGAACGCCGGGGACGTGACCGGAGCGGTGTCCCTCTACCAGGGCATCCTGAAAATCTACCCGGACGACGCCAACAGCCGCGCGCGGCTCGCGGAGATCTACCGGCAGACGGGTGACCACGACAAGGCCATGGAGTTCGCGCGCGCGGCCCTCATGCGCGAGCCCCAGTCCGTCACCGCCTACAAGGTGATGATGCGCAGCTACCTCGAGCGCAGGCAGCTCGCCATGGCCAAGCTCGTGGCCCTGCGCGCGCTCAAGATCGACCAGAACGATCCCGAGCTGCACCACACCATCGGCCTCGTGCTCCTGCAGGAGGAGAAGAAGGACGATGCGCGCCTGGAGTTCAAGCGGGCCGTGGAGGTGCGCGCCGACTACGTTCCCTCGCACGTGGCGCTCGCCCAGCTGGAGCTGGACGTGGAGAACTACCCCGGCGCCGAGGCGCACCTGCGCCGCATCCTCCAGTCCAACAGCAAGAACGCCGCCGCGCACCTGAACCTGGGCGTCGCCCTCAAGGGCCAGGGCCAGTTCGACAAGGCCATGCAGGAGTATGACGAGGCGGAGAAGCTCGACCCGAACATGGCCGCCATCTACTTCAACCGCGCCGTGCTCCTGCACCGCAACAAGGGCGTGCCCGAGCGGGCCGTGGAGCTGTACCGCAAGTACGTGGCCCTGTCCGGAGGCGAGGTGGCGCTGCCCGCCGAGCACCCCCTGTTCGCGCTGATGCGCGAGGCGGAGTCCATCGTCCAGGCCCAGCGCGACGCCGTCCTCCAGGAGGAGCAGGCCAAGAAGCTCGAGGAGCTGCAGAAGCAGCAGCAGGAACTCATGAAGGCCGAGGAGGCCAAGCAGGGCACGGTCACCAACGCCGCGGGCACCGACGCCCCGGCGCCCACGCAGCCCGCGGCGGCCGTGCAGCCCGCGGGTGCCGCCGCCCCTGCCCCCGCCCCCGCCCCGGCGCCAGCTCCGGCGGGCTCTCCGCAGACAAATCCGCCCAAGGCGGATCCGAACGAGCCCTCCGACGACCTCTTCTAG
- the cglF gene encoding adventurous gliding motility protein CglF encodes MRKLLMLCGMLTVMPALAQEEGAAGGKQAGGKAGKGGPQTIDFEDDTIEGDLTKPDGEYVEARKKVQHSNLIRIREDFEDKVMQSVGEL; translated from the coding sequence ATGCGCAAGCTCCTGATGCTGTGTGGAATGTTGACCGTGATGCCGGCCCTGGCCCAGGAGGAAGGGGCCGCGGGCGGCAAGCAGGCGGGGGGCAAGGCCGGCAAGGGCGGCCCCCAGACCATCGATTTCGAGGACGACACCATCGAGGGCGACCTCACCAAGCCGGACGGCGAGTACGTCGAGGCGCGCAAGAAGGTCCAGCACTCCAACCTCATCCGCATCCGCGAGGACTTCGAGGACAAGGTGATGCAGTCCGTGGGCGAGCTTTGA
- the gltG gene encoding adventurous gliding motility protein GltG → MPVPLTLKVFKGDTLVTSKDFERDIIKIGRLASAHLCLEDDKVSRIHSVIEVASDGSLSIIDMGSVEGTYVNGKRVNKGQLSFGDEIKVGGTTIRLEDTTAIAAANLSVAAASTSPTPTPAPAQTPTPELGANLAQAAISPAKAATPAPVVTQAAAAPVAATPAPVAAPKAAAQPVAAAVETSAEAPAPRVRRVASKRNGPLGLGVHFMWGDQRVGDFFLAPGQKRAFSVGSAKGVDFIMGDSKLGSERFEVVRTDGQSFTVLFTSKMKGELVRKGETHDLKDKASAEGDAYAITLKDDDFLAVDLGGVTLEACFESVPKKAWAPVGESVDFSVINVFLVLFFLASMFVISASNLAAAGEQFTDELAGNNARLAKLIVKPPETQKNKFLEKLNQQKAEKQAEKAKAKKEDTQQAKKEVVKPTPANATKADKKAEAKNMAAKIFGGKGGAASLFAGGGLGGDLKGAMGNMFGAKTGGVSNGLVGMGLRGGGGGGGGGDVVGIGSVGTKGRAGGVSGYGTGMGSLGGTKQSVEVGIAAEEATVSGSLDKELIRQVIQRNRGQIRFCYESLLNRFPKLGGKVAIRFTIATEGNVVTSSVAQSTAGNSELEQCVAGRVRTWTFPKPKGGGSVVVTYPFIFKAAGE, encoded by the coding sequence ATGCCCGTGCCTCTGACACTCAAGGTCTTCAAGGGTGACACCCTCGTCACCTCGAAGGACTTCGAGCGCGACATCATCAAGATCGGCCGTCTCGCCTCGGCGCACCTGTGCCTGGAAGACGACAAGGTGAGCCGCATCCACTCCGTCATCGAGGTGGCCTCCGACGGCAGCCTGTCGATCATCGACATGGGCAGCGTCGAGGGCACCTACGTCAACGGCAAGCGGGTCAACAAGGGCCAGCTGTCGTTCGGCGATGAGATCAAGGTGGGTGGAACCACCATCCGCCTGGAGGACACCACGGCCATCGCCGCGGCGAACCTCTCCGTGGCCGCCGCGAGCACCTCGCCCACGCCCACGCCCGCTCCGGCCCAGACGCCGACGCCCGAGCTGGGGGCGAATCTCGCTCAGGCCGCCATCTCGCCGGCCAAGGCCGCGACGCCCGCTCCGGTGGTGACGCAGGCCGCTGCAGCGCCCGTCGCCGCGACTCCCGCGCCCGTCGCCGCGCCCAAGGCCGCCGCCCAGCCGGTGGCCGCCGCCGTGGAGACGTCGGCCGAGGCGCCCGCGCCGCGCGTGCGCCGCGTGGCGAGCAAGCGCAACGGTCCGCTCGGCCTGGGCGTGCACTTCATGTGGGGTGATCAGCGCGTGGGGGATTTCTTCCTCGCGCCGGGCCAGAAGCGTGCCTTCTCCGTGGGCAGCGCCAAGGGCGTGGACTTCATCATGGGCGACTCCAAGCTGGGCTCGGAGCGCTTCGAGGTGGTGCGCACGGACGGCCAGTCCTTCACCGTGCTCTTCACCTCCAAGATGAAGGGCGAGCTCGTGCGCAAGGGCGAGACGCACGACCTCAAGGACAAGGCGAGCGCCGAGGGTGATGCCTACGCCATCACGCTCAAGGACGACGACTTCCTCGCGGTGGACCTGGGCGGCGTGACGCTGGAGGCCTGCTTCGAGTCCGTGCCCAAGAAGGCCTGGGCGCCGGTGGGCGAGTCGGTGGACTTCTCCGTCATCAACGTCTTCCTGGTGCTCTTCTTCCTCGCGTCGATGTTCGTCATCAGCGCCAGCAACCTGGCCGCGGCGGGCGAGCAGTTCACGGACGAGCTGGCGGGCAACAACGCGCGCCTCGCCAAGCTCATCGTCAAGCCGCCCGAGACGCAGAAGAACAAGTTCCTCGAGAAGCTCAACCAGCAGAAGGCCGAGAAGCAGGCCGAGAAGGCCAAGGCCAAGAAGGAAGACACCCAGCAGGCCAAGAAGGAGGTCGTCAAGCCCACGCCCGCCAACGCCACCAAGGCGGACAAGAAGGCCGAGGCGAAGAACATGGCGGCCAAGATCTTCGGCGGCAAGGGTGGCGCCGCGAGCCTGTTCGCCGGTGGCGGCCTGGGTGGAGACCTCAAGGGCGCCATGGGCAACATGTTCGGCGCCAAGACGGGCGGCGTGAGCAACGGCCTGGTGGGCATGGGTCTGCGCGGCGGTGGCGGTGGCGGTGGCGGCGGTGACGTGGTCGGCATCGGCAGCGTGGGCACCAAGGGCCGCGCGGGTGGCGTGAGCGGCTACGGCACGGGCATGGGCAGCCTGGGCGGCACCAAGCAGAGCGTGGAGGTGGGCATCGCGGCCGAGGAGGCCACGGTGAGCGGTTCGCTCGACAAGGAACTCATCCGCCAGGTCATCCAGCGCAACCGCGGGCAGATCCGCTTCTGCTACGAGAGCCTCCTCAACCGCTTCCCGAAGCTGGGCGGCAAGGTGGCCATCCGCTTCACCATCGCGACCGAGGGCAACGTGGTGACCTCGTCCGTGGCCCAGTCCACGGCGGGCAACTCCGAGCTGGAGCAGTGCGTGGCCGGCCGTGTGCGCACCTGGACGTTCCCCAAGCCCAAGGGCGGCGGCTCCGTGGTCGTCACCTACCCGTTCATCTTCAAGGCGGCGGGCGAGTAG
- the cglE gene encoding adventurous gliding motility protein CglE yields the protein MKALRPVVICAALAVPALAHAQAAGDRPADNYEEIERGLYFSVLGGPSFVVNPPATSGPRPFAAGQMASVEVGVDFGERLSLGLFVMGATNRAGSEYTGNSDGAASGDFSTLVPGAVARVHLVGLADAQEVKRTWFYVRGGAGYAMFAPKQLLPDSDILVFLGPGVEYYTRLRHFSIGVEVTGSFLVKSQSFGFALTPNLRYAF from the coding sequence ATGAAAGCCCTTCGCCCCGTCGTCATTTGCGCCGCCCTGGCTGTTCCCGCGCTGGCTCATGCGCAGGCCGCCGGTGACAGGCCCGCCGACAACTATGAAGAAATCGAGCGTGGCCTCTATTTCTCGGTGCTCGGTGGTCCGTCCTTTGTCGTCAATCCTCCCGCGACCTCGGGTCCGCGTCCTTTCGCCGCCGGGCAGATGGCCTCGGTGGAGGTTGGCGTGGATTTCGGCGAGCGCTTGTCGCTCGGTCTGTTCGTGATGGGAGCCACCAACCGCGCGGGCTCGGAGTACACGGGCAACTCGGATGGCGCGGCCTCCGGCGACTTCTCCACCCTGGTGCCGGGCGCCGTGGCGCGCGTGCATCTGGTGGGACTCGCCGACGCGCAGGAGGTCAAGCGCACCTGGTTCTACGTGCGGGGTGGGGCGGGTTACGCCATGTTCGCGCCCAAGCAACTCCTGCCCGACTCCGACATTCTGGTGTTCCTGGGTCCGGGAGTGGAGTACTACACGCGCCTGCGCCACTTCTCGATTGGTGTCGAAGTGACGGGCAGCTTTCTGGTCAAGTCTCAGTCTTTCGGGTTCGCGCTGACGCCGAACCTTCGCTACGCGTTCTAG
- a CDS encoding CLH domain-containing protein — translation MGPGQRIIAELSGLEKALGKGDLVGEKQPLEAIVRSLRSLRVKSLDELELNVKGRLMTTLLRVQRQTKPAQPEAPSEAAPSAAAEGAEAPAAQEAPPAAAEGAEAPAASEAPAPAAPAVDPAKEKFQAYGDVLYLVGRAWRAAGDAERSSAAFALSGRSVEPEREEPAAARPASERPEGERRERRERPEGERRERRERPEGERRERRERPEGERRERRERPEGERRPQPELTGDWQEQVKQLEGMGRTRDAARMHERNNSFAEATRLFEAGGDLKSALRTALAGKDNDAARRLTATVPPEQLAQVLEKAGAYELLMEIYIGKGDFENVARLYERARQFDQAALAYERAGKLSLARKAYERSRDFAAANRIRDLEVKALVERGDRLGAATLLVTAGRRQDAVEVLGSLPPPKAFHFLQRLKLDEEAKALAQKELARAEAENKPAGRARWLELLGESATAAALYEEIGRKEKALGLFELIGHLPKAAALAEELQLRDRAIALYTKLGDNAGVERSQSLPATPPAKRPADAAAAAEEAEETGGAETPVAGQSSSAPATDGQESQ, via the coding sequence GTGGGTCCGGGTCAGCGCATCATCGCCGAGCTGAGCGGCCTGGAGAAGGCCCTGGGCAAGGGTGATCTCGTCGGCGAGAAGCAGCCGCTCGAGGCCATCGTGCGCTCGCTGCGCTCCCTGCGGGTGAAGTCGCTCGACGAGCTGGAGCTCAACGTCAAGGGTCGGCTCATGACCACGCTGCTGCGGGTGCAGCGTCAGACGAAGCCGGCCCAGCCGGAGGCTCCGTCGGAAGCGGCTCCGTCGGCCGCCGCCGAGGGCGCGGAAGCTCCCGCGGCACAGGAGGCCCCGCCGGCCGCCGCCGAGGGCGCGGAGGCTCCCGCCGCGAGCGAGGCGCCGGCGCCGGCGGCCCCGGCGGTGGACCCCGCGAAGGAGAAGTTCCAGGCCTATGGCGACGTGCTCTACCTGGTGGGCCGCGCCTGGCGTGCCGCCGGTGACGCGGAGCGTTCCTCCGCGGCGTTCGCGCTGAGTGGCCGTTCCGTCGAGCCCGAGCGTGAGGAGCCCGCCGCCGCGCGTCCCGCGAGTGAGCGTCCCGAGGGGGAGCGTCGCGAGCGGCGTGAGCGTCCCGAGGGCGAGCGGCGCGAGCGGCGTGAGCGTCCCGAGGGCGAGCGGCGCGAGCGGCGTGAGCGTCCCGAGGGCGAGCGTCGCGAGCGGCGTGAGCGTCCCGAGGGGGAGCGCCGTCCTCAGCCCGAGCTGACGGGTGATTGGCAGGAGCAGGTCAAGCAGCTCGAGGGCATGGGCCGTACCCGCGACGCGGCGCGCATGCACGAGCGCAACAACTCCTTCGCCGAGGCCACGCGCCTCTTCGAGGCGGGCGGAGATCTGAAGAGCGCGCTGCGCACGGCGCTGGCGGGCAAGGACAACGACGCCGCCCGGCGCCTCACCGCCACGGTTCCCCCCGAGCAGCTCGCCCAGGTGCTCGAGAAGGCGGGCGCCTACGAACTGCTGATGGAGATCTACATCGGCAAGGGTGACTTCGAGAACGTCGCCCGGTTGTACGAGCGGGCCCGTCAGTTCGATCAGGCGGCGCTCGCCTACGAGCGCGCGGGGAAGCTGTCCCTGGCGCGCAAGGCGTACGAGCGCTCGCGGGACTTCGCCGCGGCCAACCGCATCCGGGACCTCGAGGTGAAGGCCCTGGTGGAGCGGGGAGATCGGCTCGGAGCGGCCACCCTGCTGGTGACCGCTGGACGTCGTCAGGACGCCGTGGAGGTGCTGGGGTCGCTGCCTCCGCCCAAGGCCTTCCACTTCCTGCAGCGGCTCAAGTTGGACGAGGAGGCCAAGGCCCTCGCCCAGAAGGAGCTGGCGCGTGCCGAGGCGGAGAACAAGCCCGCTGGCCGTGCCCGGTGGTTGGAACTGCTCGGCGAGTCCGCCACCGCGGCGGCGCTCTACGAGGAGATCGGCCGCAAGGAGAAGGCCCTCGGCCTGTTCGAGCTGATCGGCCACCTGCCCAAGGCCGCGGCCCTCGCGGAGGAATTGCAGCTCCGGGATCGCGCCATCGCCCTGTACACGAAGCTCGGCGACAACGCGGGCGTGGAGCGTTCCCAGTCCCTGCCCGCCACGCCTCCCGCCAAGCGGCCGGCGGATGCCGCGGCGGCCGCCGAAGAGGCCGAAGAGACTGGGGGGGCCGAAACGCCGGTCGCCGGACAGAGCTCGTCCGCTCCTGCTACTGACGGGCAAGAAAGCCAATAA